In Plasmodium gaboni strain SY75 chromosome 14, whole genome shotgun sequence, one genomic interval encodes:
- a CDS encoding putative splicing factor 3A subunit 1 has protein sequence MLYISVERSLFDDHVDVNDKEVLQKRYNFLEKEMIVPPNNIKTIIDKTATFVKKNGKNFEQKIFREKEKQFGFISPTHPYFYYYQYKLHGLFLDIEEKDELIPQVIKEIKKREDANKYTNNEHILKICDFIKEDEKEEKKNIIYSIDDIKNKDKLENNNNLKIQIQEDIYSLISPFITSLDIDLIKTTALFVARNGKSFLNGLIEREKNNSQYDFLRANNLYFNYFSKLIDIYLKCLLPSDDVLDKIKKYANNKSNILNYSYHLYSHNRKKKEEEERKLEEKNKSDTYYDWNNFSIVETINFDDNLNDLPCSIDFNNVENYVISELFDTDKIYTNEEKLNNISYHEKNVFKTIDQEELYEDQMGEDNKYDDNYNDTYKSSYDKNSKAYETSNNIQNNEYEYKNIHDSDDSENDSAECVIEYSNSHKNELNNDILTKDKLLNNNIEKNKNEENIVVIPNYGKSRKHKLLKDKMHKCPLTNQPVDISDMSKHLKTLLLDPQWKEQKDKLYERAKKESSFMPLEDIEGNLSLFVIKRPDLFGSIDEEINDHSTIENKKNSQINQTTKENDVYSYIQTIYTKILPGPAMDHITQNDTPLTNNNLPLNKKVKRN, from the coding sequence ATGCTATATATCAGTGTTGAAAGAAGCCTATTTGATGACCATGTGGATGTAAATGATAAAGAAGTCTTGCAGAAGAGATACAATTTTTTAGAGAAAGAAATGATAGTACCTccaaataatattaaaacTATTATTGATAAGACTGCTACGTTTgtcaaaaaaaatggaaagAATTTTGAACAGAAAATATTTAGggaaaaagaaaaacagTTTGGTTTTATTAGTCCTACACAtccttatttttattattatcaatataaaTTACACGGGTTATTTTTAGATATTGAAGAAAAGGATGAATTAATTCCACAGGTtattaaagaaattaaaaaaagagaagatgccaataaatatactaataatgaacatattttaaaaatatgtgattttataaaagaagatgaaaaagaagaaaagaaaaatattatatattctatagatgatataaaaaataaagataaattagaaaataacaataatttaaaaatacaaattCAAGAAGatatttattcattaaTATCTCCATTTATTACATCTCTAGATATtgatttaataaaaacaaCTGCTTTATTTGTAGCACGAAATGGAAAATCCTTTTTAAATGGATTAATTgaaagagaaaaaaataatagccaatatgattttttaagagctaataatttatattttaattatttttcaaaattaATAGATATCTATTTAAAATGCTTATTACCAAGTGATGATGTAttagataaaataaaaaaatatgcaaataataaaagtaatatcttaaattattcatatcatttatatagtcataatagaaaaaaaaaagaagaagaagaacGGAAActtgaagaaaaaaataaatcagACACCTATTATGATTGGAACAATTTTTCTATTGTCGAAACTATTAATTTTGACGATAATCTGAATGATTTACCTTGCTCTATTGATTTTAATAATGTTGAAAATTATGTAATAAGTGAATTGTTTGATACGGATAAGATATATacaaatgaagaaaaattaaataatatttcttatcacgaaaaaaatgtttttaaGACTATAGATCAAGAGGAGTTATATGAAGATCAAATGGGagaagataataaatatgatgataattataatgatacatataaaagttcatatgataaaaattcTAAAGCATATGAAACATCTAAcaatattcaaaataatgaatatgaatacaaaaatatacatGATAGTGATGATTCAGAAAATGACAGCGCAGAGTGTGTAATTGAATATTCTAATTCACATAAGAATGAActaaataatgatatattaactaaagataaattattaaataataatatagaaaagAATAAGAACGAAGAAAATATTGTTGTGATACCAAATTATGGAAAAAGTAGAAAACATAAATTGCTTAAAGACAAAATGCATAAATGTCCATTAACAAATCAACCAGTAGATATTAGTGATATGTCTAAACATTTGaaaacattattattagatCCACAATGGAAAGAACAAAAGgataaattatatgaaagAGCAAAAAAAGAATCATCTTTTATGCCTTTAGAAGATATAGAAGGAAATCTATCACTTTTTGTTATTAAAAGACCTGATCTTTTTGGATCTATTGATGAAGAAATTAATGATCATTCAAcaattgaaaataaaaaaaattctcAAATTAATCAAACAACAAAGGAAAATGATGTATATAGTTATATTCAAActatatatacaaaaattttACCAGGGCCTGCTATGGACCATATTACACAAAATGACACACCATTaactaataataatttacctttaaataaaaaagtaaaaagaaattaa
- a CDS encoding putative membrane protein (conserved Plasmodium membrane protein, unknown function), which translates to MDSYEAKKKELYLKRKDINLYYHPIKTIRLFFLQLRNIIVQTYQKNKKYNKILILALLIILILFKIRYKYEHLDNFIIYIEVTVWWLSLGILSSIGLGCGMHSGVLFLFPHIYSICSTSEYCNSLNFDSRVNMWSSVLTSGNYFECLGTNDEDITFSRLFFKIYPYCLIWGIGTALGELPPYLTSYYAAKSKLSDEEFEEFQKDIKEGKKNIITAMKIWMLDFIKKYGSISVFLLSCWPNVMFDLCGICCGHFLMPFQNFFIPLVLGKAIVKTIIQSFFLIFVFSNNYKEMQLKIIQKCLSILPLHLISENLSDESFLENYIDEKISILKHGRKSSSKLNFMFLFNIFFCVLLIVFFISCINQIAQKYQKNVDEEELEGLLKSKNEMTPRKIKK; encoded by the exons atggatTCATATGAAGCTAAGAAGAAGGAGCTATATTTAAAGAGGAAAGacataaatttatattaccATCCTATAAAGACAATAAGATTATTTTTCTTACAACTTCGAAATATAATTGTGCAAACATATCAAAAAAACAAGaaatacaataaaatattaatcttggcattattaataatattaattttatttaaaataagatataaatatgaacatTTAGATAactttataatatatattgaagTAACAGTGTGGTGGTTATCTTTAGGTATATTAAGTAGTATAGGATTAGGATGTGGTATGCATTCAGGAGTATTGTTTTTATTCCCccatatatattcaatatGTTCAACATCAGAGTATTGTAATTCTCTCAATTTTGATTCAAGAGTAAATATGTGGAGTTCTGTTCTTACATCTGGAAATTATTTCGaa TGTTTAGGAACAAATGATGAAGACATAACATTTTCAagattattttttaaaatatatccATATTGCCTTATATGGGGAATTGGAACAGCCTTGGGAGAATTACCACCATATCTAACATCCTATTATGCAGCAAAA TCCAAACTGAGTGATGAAGAATTTGAAGAATTTCAAAAGGATATTAaagaaggaaaaaaaaacattattACAGCAATGAAAATATGGATGTTGGATTTTATTAAGAAATATGGTTCCATTTctgtttttcttttatcaTGCTGGCCAAATG TCATGTTTGATTTATGTGGAATTTGTTGTGGGCACTTTTTAATGCcttttcaaaattttttcattcCACTAGTTTTAGGAAAAGCTATAGTTAAAACTATAATTCAAAGCTTTTTCCtcatttttgttttttcaaataattaCAAAGAAATGCAATTGAAAATTATACAGAAATGCTTATCCATTTTACCTCTTCATTTAATTTCCGAAAATTTAAGTGATGAATCATTTCttgaaaattatattgaCGAAAAAATATCCATATTAAAACATGGAAGAAAAAGTAGTTCAAAATTGaattttatgtttttattcaatatatttttttgtgtaCTTCTCATCgtcttttttatatcatgCATAAATCAAATAGCTCAAAAGTATCAAAAG AACGTTGATGAAGAAGAATTAGAGGGTTTGTTGAAATCCAAGAACGAAATGACACcaagaaaaataaaaaaataa
- a CDS encoding putative protein kinase, with amino-acid sequence MDYFFNNQFDKKDIQDTFLNILHEKLKEYIQSGILSNCTYYKYEIEKCPKEQIKINTNLINNFNETFLLNILKINNNLKIYYDIKYNIIHSLLLKQYNKNKVIFNKNGHNIIKNLYKIKKKCTSYFINEFLIIKCIHYTQFGNVYYCKNIFNNKKYCMKLFYLIPCLKYNCPYYINDQVFITNYFYKILNEIFFLIYLKNKNIVHIEKIFWDNKKKTICIFLQYIKYQSMYFKKKVGFYSIYKKNNKKIYILEKNNKNKFLQIQLYSENFIKELFLHIYKTLISLLKKNVAYHDLKPDNILLNKRILHEIITCTVQVKNKRKIKNTKQKEITKKSNIEIVNVEYNIQKKLTNISKKRARNDNNNDIINLYNKNIFGRRKKEEDKENEQELKKKKNTKVHFYPYYKIDLESIKKNKIKYIYNVKLNKCLEYDENFKGIFFMKNNLSKICFFSSYDSTVHIQMFVKKNKNISHQNSDQNKLDEQKSNYNNDKKNQVEHMYNIPREYITTHNMHNNYEINKIRNMSIFKCTPKKYIRFLKFYWIYLNKEDLKNQNVDSFLIYLDLYFISKYLNKKFNSNNILCLKQYQNQKVKKHHNQIQIESKIEHDINKKLYNNNNNENEFNMNKDFFKLIDFDTCSFISQNCNHPGTNIFSPYEALFNVTNKDINYYKKLSYNFGSVLYTFVYGKSPYYGKDIFEIFQNMQRRLKFPKYRKINKDLRNLLRKLLKKNQDERIQFKKIIRHKWFINK; translated from the exons ATggattatttttttaataatcaatttgataaaaaagatatacaagatacttttttaaatattttgcacgagaaattaaaagaatatatacAATCAGGCATTCTTTCAAATTgtacatattataaatatgaaatagaaaaatgtccaaaagaacaaattaaaataaacacaaacttaattaataattttaatgaaacgtttcttttaaatatattaaaaattaataataatttaaaaatatattacgACATAAAGTACAACATTATTCACAGCCTCTTAttaaaacaatataataaaaataaagttatatttaataagaatggacataatattataaaaaatttatataaaattaaaaaaaaatgtacgtcatattttataaacGAATTTCTTATAATCAAATGTATACATTACACTCAATTTGGTAATGTCTATtattgtaaaaatatttttaataacaaaaaatattgtatgaaacttttttatttaatcCCATGTTTAAAATACAACTGTCCATATTACATAAATGATCAAGTATTTATAACCaactatttttataaaattttaaacgaaatcttctttttaatttacttgaaaaataaaaatattgttcatattgaaaaaatattttgggataataaaaaaaaaaccatatgtatattcttacaatatattaaatatcAGTCCAtgtattttaaaaaaaaagttgGATTCTATTctatttataaaaaaaataacaaaaaaatttatatattagaaaaaaataacaaaaataaatttctgcaaatacaattatattctgaaaattttatcaaagaattatttttacacatatataaaaccTTAATTTCTCtactaaaaaaaaatgttgCTTACCATGATTTAAAACCTGATAATATACTTTTAAACAAAAGAATTCTTCATGAAATTATTACCTGCACTGTTCAGgtcaaaaataaaagaaaaattaaaaatacaaaacAGAAAGAAATTACCAAAAAAAGCAATATTGAAATTGTTAATGttgaatataatattcaaaaaaaattaacaaatATATCGAAAAAGAGAGCTAGAAATGATAACAATAATGAcataattaatttatacaacaaaaatatttttggaagaaggaaaaaagaagaagataaagaaaatgaacaagagttaaaaaaaaaaaaaaatacaaaagTTCATTTTTATCCTTATTACAAAATTGATTTAGAGAgtattaaaaagaataaaataaaatatatttataatgtCAAGTTAAACAAATGTCTTGAATATGATGAAAACTTTAAGGGAATATTctttatgaaaaataatttaagcaaaatatgttttttttcatcatacGATTCCACTGTACATATTCAAATGtttgttaaaaaaaataaaaatatatccCATCAAAATTCAGATCAAAATAAGTTGGATGAACAAAAGagtaattataataatgataaaaaaaatcagGTGGaacatatgtataatattcCAAGAGAATATATAACAACACACAATATGCATAATAATTACgaaataaacaaaataagaaatatgtctatttttaaatgtacaccaaaaaagtatatcagatttttaaaattttattgGATATACttaaataaagaagatTTGAAAAATCAAAATGTAGATTCTTTCTTAATCTATTtagatttatattttataagcaaatatttgaataaaaaatttaattctaataatatattatgcTTAAAGCAATATCAAAACcaaaaagtaaaaaaacATCATAATCAAATACAAATAGAAAGCAAAATAGAAcatgatataaataaaaaattatataataataacaataatgagaatgaatttaatatgaataaggatttttttaaattaatcGATTTTGACACATGCTCTTTTATATCTCAAAATTGTAATCATCCAGGTACTAATATATTTAGTCCCTATGAAGCTTTATTTAATGTAACAAATAAGGacataaattattataaaaagttatcatataattttggATCAGTTTTGTATACATTTGTATATGGAAAATCACCATACTa tGGTAAGGATATATTTGaaatttttcaaaatatgCAAAGGAGGCTAAAATTTCcaaaatatagaaaaataaataaggATTTAAGAAATTTACTCAg AAAGCTATTAAAGAAAAACCAAGATGAAAGAATAcaattcaaaaaaataataagacATAAATGgtttataaataaatga